One Streptomyces fagopyri DNA window includes the following coding sequences:
- a CDS encoding response regulator transcription factor, which yields MPRVLLVEDDPDVRKAVQLALRHQGHDVFAAGTGEEGLEHLRPFHPDVVVLDLMLPGMSGLDVCRRIRDRDQVPIIMVTAKGDDIDVVVGLEAGADDYVVKPVRARVLDARIRAVLRRQDASVSDAVRPRAESHGELVIDRAGLLVSHRGERVALAPSELRLLLTLSASPGQVFSRQQLLEAVWEHSYHGDIRLVDACVKRLRGKLGELGGDPRYIQTVRGFGYRFGAS from the coding sequence GTGCCGCGAGTCCTACTTGTCGAAGACGACCCAGATGTCCGTAAGGCCGTCCAGCTGGCGCTACGACATCAGGGGCATGACGTCTTCGCCGCCGGAACGGGTGAAGAGGGCCTGGAACACCTCCGCCCCTTCCACCCGGACGTCGTCGTTCTCGACCTCATGCTGCCCGGCATGTCCGGCCTCGACGTGTGCCGCCGGATCAGGGACCGCGACCAGGTGCCGATCATCATGGTGACCGCCAAGGGGGACGACATCGACGTGGTCGTGGGGCTGGAGGCCGGCGCGGACGACTACGTGGTCAAGCCCGTGCGGGCCCGGGTGCTCGACGCCCGGATACGGGCCGTACTGCGCAGACAGGACGCGTCGGTCTCCGACGCCGTCCGGCCCAGGGCCGAGTCGCACGGCGAGCTGGTCATCGACCGCGCCGGACTCCTGGTGTCGCACCGGGGTGAACGCGTCGCGCTCGCCCCCTCCGAGCTCCGGCTGCTGCTGACCCTGTCGGCCTCGCCCGGCCAGGTGTTCAGCCGCCAGCAGTTGCTGGAAGCGGTCTGGGAGCACAGCTACCACGGCGACATACGGCTGGTGGACGCCTGCGTCAAGCGATTGCGCGGCAAGCTCGGTGAGCTGGGCGGCGATCCCCGCTACATCCAGACCGTACGTGGCTTCGGATACCGCTTCGGTGCCTCATGA
- a CDS encoding GerMN domain-containing protein encodes MKGSRVPALLVGLTAALTLAACGVPPSDVIQAGVPASGMSSSDATPPVPAAIPLYFLRDGDPTPYVREVHDPGDLGAVVRLLFDGPTPSEAVTAATKLPRLTDAPDVTVDEGRTLTIRLPDDVPALSHLAMRQLACTMAHVTLPGAVPATDATGAATPSAPPPTAQRSVEDRSVQVLGGGWTMTQSAAACPDPHG; translated from the coding sequence GTGAAGGGCTCGCGCGTACCGGCGCTGCTGGTCGGGCTCACGGCCGCGCTCACGCTGGCGGCGTGCGGGGTCCCGCCGTCCGACGTCATCCAGGCCGGCGTACCGGCGAGCGGCATGTCCTCTTCCGACGCGACGCCGCCGGTGCCGGCCGCGATCCCCCTGTATTTCCTGCGCGACGGTGATCCGACGCCCTATGTGCGCGAGGTCCACGACCCGGGGGACCTCGGGGCCGTCGTACGTCTGCTGTTCGACGGACCGACGCCCAGCGAGGCCGTGACAGCCGCCACGAAACTGCCCCGCCTGACGGACGCGCCGGACGTGACGGTCGACGAGGGCAGGACGCTCACCATCCGGCTCCCCGACGATGTCCCTGCCCTCAGCCACCTCGCCATGCGGCAGTTGGCGTGCACGATGGCTCACGTGACTCTCCCGGGTGCCGTGCCGGCCACGGACGCGACGGGAGCCGCCACCCCTTCGGCCCCTCCCCCCACGGCACAACGCTCCGTCGAGGACAGGAGCGTCCAGGTGCTCGGGGGCGGATGGACGATGACGCAGTCGGCCGCCGCGTGTCCCGACCCTCACGGCTGA
- a CDS encoding DUF3152 domain-containing protein yields MHSAPERESAPPTAADAVVPHPSGGGRRHGSSHHRGRPRRRGRRCLVGALVAAGLLGSATFLLDGGRSDASDDASSGGPRPRNTAGVTPTPTSPPSPPPSPSPSPTPSPTPTKIEVPSTGTGTFVAAHATGAKVGHGQRLLRYVVEVEGGIDLSPARAANEIAGILAAPRGWTHDEAHAFQLVSAAQPHDLTVRIATPGTADALCWAGIHQDTGGEYNCETPGGVVVNLKRWVRGSPTFDGPIHDYRALIVNHEMGHFLGYTHMTCAGPGRPAPVMMQQIKGLHGCVANAWPYDGNGHFVSGPHVP; encoded by the coding sequence ATGCACTCGGCACCAGAGCGGGAATCCGCACCACCCACCGCCGCCGACGCCGTTGTCCCCCATCCAAGCGGCGGCGGCCGTCGACACGGTTCCTCCCACCACCGGGGCCGTCCGCGCCGCCGGGGCCGGCGCTGTCTGGTCGGCGCGCTGGTGGCCGCCGGCCTGCTCGGCTCCGCGACGTTCCTCCTGGACGGCGGACGGAGCGACGCGTCGGACGACGCGTCGAGCGGCGGACCGCGGCCACGGAACACGGCGGGCGTCACGCCCACCCCGACGTCGCCTCCGAGTCCGCCTCCGAGTCCGTCTCCGAGCCCGACACCGAGTCCGACCCCGACGAAGATCGAGGTCCCCTCGACGGGCACCGGCACGTTCGTCGCCGCGCACGCCACCGGCGCGAAGGTCGGCCATGGTCAGCGTCTGCTCCGCTATGTGGTGGAGGTCGAGGGCGGCATCGACCTCTCGCCGGCCCGGGCGGCGAACGAGATCGCCGGCATCCTCGCCGCGCCCCGGGGCTGGACCCACGACGAAGCCCACGCGTTTCAGCTGGTGAGCGCGGCGCAACCGCACGACCTCACGGTGAGGATCGCGACGCCGGGGACGGCGGACGCCCTCTGCTGGGCGGGCATCCACCAGGACACCGGCGGCGAGTACAACTGCGAGACCCCCGGCGGGGTGGTGGTGAACCTCAAGCGCTGGGTCAGGGGGTCGCCCACGTTCGACGGTCCGATCCACGACTACCGGGCGCTGATCGTCAACCACGAGATGGGCCACTTCCTGGGCTACACGCACATGACCTGCGCGGGCCCCGGGCGGCCGGCCCCCGTCATGATGCAACAGATCAAGGGCCTGCACGGATGTGTCGCCAACGCCTGGCCGTACGACGGGAACGGTCACTTCGTCTCCGGGCCGCACGTGCCGTGA
- a CDS encoding sensor histidine kinase produces MTGARTGWDRKTERERGAERERNTDGEREAERERGAGAAGEGRGPGRFLRAALAKTPLPLRGLRPRLVVAFALVAVVSALSTGTLAFREARTGVLQQSQDSVIRQFRTSVDAVAVYTPLPPGQSDLEGAVKQVLRANQSQGWQVMATYGGLRAFTSGDISDRLSPELRRSVGTRRAAVFQRVNAGGHPYLVVGMPVTYNSGERTDDRLSGLAMYLVVPQNTEEAYVRAMVSGIERATLVALCLAVVLALLAASGVLRPVRALRGATRRMAEGHLDIRLAVNGSDELADLSRSFNDTAAALERSVAELRRLEARARRFAADVSHELRTPLAAMSAVTDVLDENAPHLDRETGDALRLVSEGTSRLSGLVEDLMEISRFDAGAVRLNLDEVDLAESVRRTLASRGWQGRVETHLPRPGVLRARVDPRRLDVVMANLVGNALRHGAPPVRLTMGVREERADVAWAVIEVTDAGPGIAEEAMPHIFERFYKASTARTRSDSSGLGLAITAENVSLHGGRVSAANRPEGGSVFTVELPLRRDSSASADEATGDAR; encoded by the coding sequence ATGACCGGCGCGAGAACCGGGTGGGACCGGAAGACCGAACGGGAACGCGGGGCCGAACGGGAACGGAACACCGACGGGGAACGCGAGGCCGAACGGGAACGCGGGGCCGGCGCGGCCGGGGAGGGCCGCGGGCCGGGGCGGTTCCTCCGGGCGGCCCTGGCCAAGACCCCGCTCCCCCTGCGCGGCCTGCGCCCGCGCCTGGTGGTGGCCTTCGCCCTGGTGGCCGTGGTCAGTGCCCTGAGCACCGGCACGCTCGCCTTCCGGGAGGCGCGCACGGGGGTGCTGCAGCAGAGCCAGGACTCCGTCATCCGGCAGTTCCGTACCAGCGTCGACGCCGTGGCCGTCTACACCCCGCTGCCGCCGGGCCAGTCGGACCTGGAGGGGGCCGTGAAGCAGGTGCTCCGCGCCAACCAGTCGCAGGGCTGGCAGGTCATGGCCACGTACGGCGGTCTGCGCGCCTTCACCAGCGGTGACATCTCCGACAGGCTGAGCCCGGAGCTGCGCCGGTCCGTGGGAACCCGCCGCGCCGCGGTGTTCCAGCGGGTGAACGCCGGCGGACATCCCTATCTCGTCGTCGGAATGCCGGTCACGTACAACTCCGGCGAGCGCACGGACGACAGGCTCTCGGGGCTCGCGATGTACCTGGTGGTGCCGCAGAACACCGAAGAGGCCTACGTCCGGGCGATGGTCAGCGGCATCGAGCGCGCCACCCTGGTCGCGCTGTGCCTCGCCGTCGTCCTGGCGCTGCTGGCCGCGAGCGGCGTACTGCGTCCGGTGCGCGCGTTGCGCGGGGCGACGCGCCGGATGGCGGAGGGGCACCTCGACATCCGGCTGGCCGTCAACGGTTCCGACGAACTCGCCGACCTCTCACGGTCCTTCAACGACACGGCGGCCGCCCTGGAGCGGTCGGTGGCCGAGTTGCGCCGCCTGGAGGCTCGCGCGCGCCGCTTCGCCGCGGACGTCTCCCACGAACTGCGGACCCCGCTGGCGGCGATGTCGGCGGTCACCGACGTGCTGGACGAGAACGCCCCGCACCTGGACCGGGAGACCGGCGACGCGCTGCGGCTCGTCAGCGAGGGAACCAGTCGGCTCAGCGGGCTGGTGGAAGACCTGATGGAGATCTCCCGTTTCGACGCGGGCGCCGTCCGGCTCAACCTGGACGAGGTCGACCTGGCCGAGTCCGTCCGGCGCACCCTCGCCTCCCGCGGGTGGCAGGGGCGGGTGGAGACCCACCTGCCGCGGCCCGGCGTGCTCAGGGCGCGCGTGGATCCGCGCCGACTCGACGTCGTGATGGCCAACCTGGTCGGCAACGCGCTGCGGCACGGGGCGCCGCCGGTACGGCTGACCATGGGGGTGCGGGAGGAGCGGGCGGACGTGGCGTGGGCCGTCATCGAGGTGACGGACGCCGGACCGGGGATCGCCGAGGAAGCCATGCCGCACATCTTCGAACGCTTCTACAAGGCGAGCACCGCACGGACCCGGAGCGACAGCAGCGGACTGGGCCTGGCCATCACGGCGGAGAACGTGTCCCTGCACGGAGGGCGCGTCAGCGCGGCGAACCGGCCGGAGGGCGGATCGGTGTTCACGGTCGAACTGCCCCTGCGCCGTGACTCCTCGGCATCCGCCGACGAGGCCACCGGGGACGCCCGGTGA